The following are encoded together in the Geobacter sulfurreducens PCA genome:
- the trxB gene encoding thioredoxin-disulfide reductase: MQATHHRLLILGSGPAGYTAAVYAARANLSPALITGLQQGGQLMTTTEVDNWPGDPDGVLGPDLMDRMRRHAERFNTAMIYDHIHTANLRERPFRLEGDSGIYTCDALIIATGASARYLGLPSEEAFKGKGVSACATCDGFFYRGKPVAVIGGGNTAVEEALYLSNIASHVTLVHRRDKLRAEKILADKLIEKTRGGNVTIEWNHVLDEVLGDQAGVTGVRIRHTSGSTKELDVHGCFIAIGHTPNTHLFEGQLEMDEGYIRTQCGAEGNFTATSIPGVFAAGDVQDQHYRQAITSAGTGCMAALDAERYLDMLKP, encoded by the coding sequence ATGCAAGCAACCCACCATCGTCTCCTTATTCTCGGTTCCGGCCCCGCCGGCTACACCGCTGCCGTCTACGCGGCTCGCGCCAACCTGAGCCCAGCCCTCATCACCGGACTCCAGCAGGGCGGCCAACTCATGACCACCACCGAGGTGGACAACTGGCCCGGCGACCCCGACGGCGTGCTCGGTCCCGACCTCATGGACCGGATGCGGCGCCACGCCGAGCGCTTCAACACCGCCATGATCTATGATCATATCCATACCGCCAATCTTCGGGAGCGCCCGTTCCGGCTCGAGGGGGATTCCGGTATCTACACCTGCGACGCACTCATCATCGCCACCGGTGCATCGGCACGCTATCTCGGGCTTCCTTCAGAAGAAGCGTTCAAGGGCAAAGGCGTATCCGCCTGCGCCACCTGCGATGGCTTCTTCTACCGCGGGAAACCGGTGGCGGTAATCGGCGGCGGTAACACGGCCGTTGAGGAGGCCCTCTATCTATCCAACATTGCCAGCCACGTCACGCTCGTCCACCGGCGCGACAAGCTGAGAGCCGAGAAAATCCTGGCTGACAAGCTGATCGAAAAGACGCGCGGCGGCAACGTCACCATCGAGTGGAACCACGTCCTGGATGAGGTCCTCGGCGATCAGGCCGGGGTGACCGGCGTCCGCATCCGCCATACGAGCGGATCCACCAAGGAGCTCGATGTCCACGGCTGTTTCATTGCCATCGGGCATACTCCCAACACTCACCTGTTCGAGGGACAGCTGGAGATGGACGAGGGGTATATACGGACCCAGTGCGGTGCCGAAGGGAACTTCACCGCCACGAGTATTCCCGGTGTCTTCGCCGCCGGCGATGTTCAGGACCAGCATTACCGCCAAGCGATCACCTCTGCCGGCACCGGTTGCATGGCTGCCCTCGACGCCGAGCGCTATCTGGATATGCTCAAACCCTGA
- a CDS encoding YifB family Mg chelatase-like AAA ATPase, which yields MLAKALSSALLGIDAVIVDVEVDISPGLPQFATVGLPDGAVKESKDRVKSALKNAGYDFPPRKITVNLAPADLKKEGAAFDLPISVGILAATGVVEGGRLKEYLLLGELSLDGIIKPVRGCLSVAVAARNAGLAGIVVPRENAPEAAVVEGVDVIGVSELAEVVEFLNGERRIDPHRVDVAELFERNAETGDDFAEVKGQEHAKRALEVAAAGSHNLLMIGPPGSGKTMLARRIPTILPRMSFEEAIETTKVYSITGLLDREHALIAQRPFRSPHHTVSDIGLIGGGNTPRPGEVSLSHYGVLFLDELPEFKKNVLEVLRQPLEDGKVTISRALMSLTYPSRFMLVAAMNPCPCGYLGDAHHACSCTPLMVHRYRSRISGPLLDRIDIHIEVPAVKYRDLADGREGEGSLDISRRVESAREVQRDRFRGSKVHSNAQMTPRFIKKYCEPDSAGNRLLELVTDRLGLSARSYSRILKVARTIADLAGSEQVREEHLSEAIQYRTLDRKTF from the coding sequence ATGCTCGCCAAAGCCCTCTCCAGCGCCCTTCTCGGAATCGATGCCGTCATCGTCGACGTGGAGGTGGATATTTCGCCGGGGCTTCCCCAGTTCGCCACCGTCGGCCTCCCCGACGGGGCGGTCAAGGAGAGCAAGGACCGGGTCAAGTCGGCCCTCAAGAACGCCGGGTACGACTTTCCGCCCCGAAAGATAACCGTCAATCTGGCCCCCGCCGATCTGAAAAAGGAGGGCGCCGCCTTCGACCTGCCCATCTCCGTCGGGATACTCGCCGCCACCGGTGTCGTCGAAGGAGGGCGACTAAAGGAGTATCTCCTGTTGGGAGAGCTCTCCCTGGACGGGATCATCAAGCCCGTGCGCGGCTGTCTTTCGGTGGCCGTTGCAGCGCGCAACGCAGGCCTTGCTGGCATCGTCGTTCCTCGGGAGAACGCGCCGGAGGCGGCAGTGGTTGAGGGCGTCGACGTCATTGGCGTGTCGGAGCTGGCCGAGGTGGTCGAGTTTCTGAACGGTGAGCGGCGTATCGATCCCCACCGGGTCGATGTGGCGGAGCTCTTCGAGCGCAACGCCGAAACCGGCGACGATTTCGCCGAGGTGAAAGGGCAGGAGCATGCCAAGCGTGCCCTGGAAGTGGCCGCGGCCGGCTCCCATAACCTCCTCATGATCGGTCCCCCGGGCTCAGGCAAAACCATGCTCGCCCGCAGGATCCCGACCATTCTCCCCCGGATGTCCTTTGAAGAGGCCATTGAGACAACCAAGGTGTACAGCATTACCGGCCTGTTGGACCGAGAACATGCCCTCATCGCCCAAAGGCCCTTTCGCAGCCCCCATCACACCGTCTCCGACATCGGGTTAATCGGCGGAGGCAATACGCCCCGCCCCGGCGAGGTCTCTCTTTCCCATTACGGCGTTTTATTTCTGGATGAACTCCCCGAATTCAAGAAGAATGTCCTCGAGGTGTTGCGCCAGCCCCTCGAAGATGGCAAAGTGACCATTTCTCGGGCACTCATGTCTCTCACCTATCCGTCGCGCTTCATGCTTGTTGCGGCCATGAACCCCTGCCCGTGCGGCTATCTGGGGGACGCCCATCACGCCTGTTCCTGTACGCCGCTCATGGTTCACCGCTACCGTTCGCGCATCTCGGGCCCCCTGCTCGACCGGATCGATATCCACATCGAAGTCCCTGCGGTCAAGTACCGGGATCTGGCCGACGGCCGCGAGGGGGAGGGATCCCTGGATATCAGCAGGCGTGTGGAGTCGGCTCGCGAGGTCCAGCGTGACCGTTTCCGCGGTTCGAAGGTTCACAGCAATGCCCAGATGACCCCCCGCTTCATCAAAAAGTACTGCGAACCGGACAGTGCAGGGAACCGCCTCCTGGAGCTCGTCACCGACCGACTCGGCCTCTCGGCCCGTTCCTATAGCCGCATCCTTAAGGTGGCCCGTACTATTGCCGATCTCGCCGGCAGCGAACAGGTGCGGGAAGAACACCTCTCCGAAGCGATCCAGTACCGTACTCTTGATCGCAAGACGTTCTGA
- a CDS encoding acetyl-CoA hydrolase/transferase C-terminal domain-containing protein, with protein MSEYGTLQDRVRCKSLLNKVMSAEETIQFFKPGMNLGWSGFTPAGYPKAVPIALADHVEKNSLQGKMKFNLFIGASVGAETEDRWATLDMIDRRWPYQTGKNIAAGINEGRIRMGDKHLSLFAQDLGYGFYTKDSETGKLDLAIIEVSAITEDGGLVPTTSCGVIPEILMICDKIIVEVNTGQPSFEGMHDIVVCNHPPKRQILGITHAGERIGTTYVPCDPSKIIAVVESKYRDKGRAFSEQDDTSEAIANNIIDFFSHEVKMGRLPKNLLPLQSGVGSIANAVIGGLAKGPFSNLTVYTEVLQDTMLDLFDSGKLDAASSCSLSLSETPGFPRFFENWEKYFDKITLRPLSISNAPEPIRRLGCIAMNTPVEIDIYAHANSTLVGGTRMINGLGGSGDFLRNGFLKIMHTPSSRPSKTDPTGISCVVPHCSHIDHTEHDLDCVVTEQGLADLRGLAPKDRAKRIIEKCAHPDYKPILSEYLAIASADCLKRKVGHEPQLWDRAFKMHLNLERNGTMKIKNWDVKVDLCE; from the coding sequence ATGTCAGAGTACGGCACACTGCAGGACCGCGTACGTTGCAAGTCACTGCTCAACAAGGTTATGTCGGCCGAGGAGACTATCCAGTTCTTCAAGCCGGGCATGAACCTTGGCTGGTCCGGCTTCACCCCGGCAGGTTATCCTAAGGCAGTGCCCATCGCACTGGCAGATCACGTTGAGAAGAACAGCCTGCAGGGCAAGATGAAGTTCAACCTCTTCATCGGCGCCTCCGTCGGGGCCGAAACCGAAGACCGCTGGGCCACTCTCGACATGATCGACCGTCGCTGGCCGTATCAGACCGGTAAGAACATCGCCGCCGGCATCAACGAGGGCCGCATCCGGATGGGTGACAAGCACCTCTCCCTCTTTGCCCAGGATCTGGGCTACGGCTTCTACACCAAGGACAGCGAAACCGGCAAGCTTGACCTCGCCATCATCGAGGTTTCCGCCATCACCGAAGACGGCGGACTGGTCCCCACCACCTCTTGCGGCGTTATTCCCGAGATCCTCATGATCTGCGACAAGATCATCGTGGAAGTGAACACCGGTCAGCCCTCCTTCGAGGGGATGCACGACATCGTCGTCTGCAACCACCCCCCGAAGCGCCAGATTCTGGGCATCACCCATGCCGGTGAGCGGATCGGTACAACCTACGTACCGTGCGACCCGAGCAAGATCATCGCCGTGGTTGAGTCCAAGTACCGTGACAAGGGGCGTGCCTTCTCCGAGCAGGACGACACCTCCGAGGCCATTGCCAACAACATCATCGACTTCTTCAGCCATGAAGTAAAGATGGGTCGTCTGCCCAAGAACCTGCTTCCGCTCCAGTCAGGCGTCGGTTCCATCGCCAACGCTGTAATCGGCGGCCTGGCCAAGGGTCCTTTCTCCAACCTGACCGTTTACACCGAAGTTCTCCAGGACACCATGCTCGACCTGTTCGATTCGGGCAAGCTGGATGCCGCTTCCTCCTGCTCCCTCTCTCTCTCCGAGACCCCGGGCTTCCCCCGTTTCTTCGAGAACTGGGAGAAGTACTTCGACAAGATCACCCTGCGTCCGCTCTCCATCTCCAACGCACCGGAGCCGATCCGCCGTCTCGGGTGCATCGCCATGAACACCCCGGTCGAGATCGACATCTATGCCCACGCCAACTCCACGCTGGTCGGCGGCACACGGATGATCAACGGCCTCGGCGGTTCCGGCGACTTCCTTCGCAACGGCTTCTTGAAGATCATGCACACTCCGTCGAGCCGTCCATCCAAGACCGACCCGACCGGTATCTCCTGCGTGGTGCCGCACTGCTCCCACATCGACCACACCGAGCACGATCTGGACTGCGTGGTCACCGAGCAGGGTCTGGCCGACCTCCGTGGTCTGGCACCGAAGGATCGCGCAAAGCGGATTATCGAGAAGTGCGCCCACCCGGACTACAAGCCGATTCTCAGCGAGTACTTGGCAATCGCCAGTGCCGATTGCCTCAAGCGCAAGGTGGGCCACGAGCCGCAACTGTGGGACCGCGCCTTCAAGATGCACCTCAACCTGGAGCGCAACGGCACCATGAAGATCAAGAACTGGGACGTGAAGGTCGATCTCTGCGAGTAA
- a CDS encoding DEAD/DEAH box helicase, with the protein MTFAELKLAPHILKAVAACGYTEPTPVQAAAVPRALENVDLLATAQTGTGKTAAFVLPALQRLSSPPQGPGRGPRVLVLTPTRELAQQVTDAVRTYGAFMRVRSGAILGGMPYHAQLRLLSAPVDFIVATPGRLVDLLDRRSLDLSRLELLVLDEADRMLDMGFSDDVDRIAAASPATRQTLLFTATMDSAMARLAGRLLREPERIDIAGTKTTHEHIEQRLHVADDLHHKNRLLRHLITDESLRRAIIFSATKRDAENLALELKAQGHSAAALHGDMPQNARNRTIAAMKQGRIRLLVATDVAARGLDVTGISHVINFDLPKFAEDYVHRIGRTGRAGASGIAISFASLNEVNYLARIERYIGQTLPEHHIPGLEPSRPLRRVSAGSGRKPGMGAGPARKGSSNRPSGAAPGRSGKSSDRTSWGSRRSKDPVVEYRTGRHGAGQPRRSS; encoded by the coding sequence ATGACCTTTGCTGAACTGAAACTTGCCCCGCACATTCTCAAAGCCGTAGCCGCCTGTGGTTACACAGAGCCGACGCCGGTCCAGGCTGCCGCAGTTCCCCGCGCACTGGAGAACGTGGACCTGCTTGCCACCGCCCAGACCGGTACCGGCAAAACCGCCGCATTCGTCCTCCCGGCCCTGCAACGGCTGAGTTCTCCGCCTCAGGGCCCCGGGCGCGGGCCGCGTGTGCTCGTGCTCACTCCTACCCGTGAGCTGGCCCAGCAGGTTACCGACGCAGTGCGGACGTACGGGGCATTCATGCGGGTACGCAGTGGCGCCATCCTCGGCGGCATGCCCTACCACGCACAGCTCCGCCTTCTCTCCGCGCCCGTTGATTTCATCGTGGCCACGCCGGGTCGGCTGGTAGACCTGCTCGACCGGAGGAGTCTCGATCTTTCCCGTCTCGAATTGCTGGTCCTCGACGAAGCGGACCGGATGCTCGACATGGGGTTCAGCGACGACGTGGACCGCATCGCCGCCGCATCCCCCGCCACGCGTCAGACCCTGCTGTTTACGGCAACCATGGACAGCGCCATGGCCAGACTGGCGGGCCGGCTCCTGCGTGAGCCGGAGCGGATCGACATCGCCGGCACCAAAACTACCCATGAGCACATTGAACAGCGCCTTCACGTGGCAGATGACCTGCACCACAAGAACCGGCTGCTGCGGCACCTGATTACCGACGAAAGCCTGCGCAGGGCAATTATCTTTTCGGCGACCAAGCGTGATGCCGAAAACCTGGCACTGGAACTCAAGGCCCAGGGCCATTCGGCAGCAGCACTCCATGGCGACATGCCCCAGAACGCCCGGAATCGAACCATTGCCGCCATGAAGCAAGGACGGATCAGGCTTCTCGTAGCCACCGACGTGGCAGCCCGGGGGCTGGATGTTACCGGCATCAGCCATGTCATCAACTTCGACCTGCCCAAGTTCGCCGAGGATTACGTCCATCGCATCGGCCGCACCGGCCGGGCAGGCGCCTCGGGAATCGCCATCTCCTTCGCCTCGCTCAACGAGGTCAATTACCTGGCCCGCATTGAGCGTTACATCGGCCAGACACTCCCCGAACACCACATCCCTGGGCTGGAACCCTCGCGCCCGCTTCGCCGCGTATCAGCGGGATCAGGCCGTAAACCGGGAATGGGAGCCGGTCCCGCCCGGAAGGGCTCCTCGAACCGCCCCTCCGGCGCCGCGCCCGGCCGGTCCGGTAAATCGTCGGACCGTACATCCTGGGGGAGCAGACGGTCAAAAGATCCGGTTGTGGAATACCGGACAGGGAGGCACGGAGCAGGACAACCCCGTAGATCATCATAA
- the xerC gene encoding tyrosine recombinase XerC, translated as MEFEVTTFIRYLENERAVSPHTRAAYESDLAQFRDFVRGELGAGAGAAAISHLLVRRWLAQLHQSHARSSIGRKLAAVRAFFTYLVRTGALPRNPAELVSTPKREKKVPFHLNIDEVTALVESPREPGVLSLRDRAILETLYSCGVRVSELTGLNVGGIDLADGTVRVLGKGGKERVVPIGSHARLALSSYLAARNHPPLEVPLFTNARGGRLTARSVRRVVDKHILKVAAMRKISPHTLRHTFATHLLEGGADLRAIQELLGHASLSTTQKYTHVGIDRLMEVYDKAHPKART; from the coding sequence GTGGAGTTTGAAGTAACCACTTTCATCCGCTACCTGGAGAACGAGCGCGCCGTTTCCCCCCACACTCGCGCCGCCTATGAGTCCGACCTTGCCCAATTCAGGGACTTCGTCCGGGGAGAACTGGGCGCCGGAGCCGGCGCGGCGGCCATAAGCCACCTCCTGGTCCGGCGCTGGCTTGCCCAGCTCCATCAATCTCACGCCAGGAGCTCAATCGGCCGTAAACTGGCCGCAGTGCGTGCATTTTTTACCTACCTTGTCCGCACCGGAGCCCTGCCGCGCAACCCGGCAGAACTGGTCAGCACCCCCAAGCGCGAGAAGAAGGTCCCGTTCCACCTGAACATCGATGAGGTGACCGCCCTGGTGGAGTCTCCCCGGGAACCCGGCGTCCTGAGCCTGCGCGACCGGGCCATTCTGGAAACCCTCTATTCCTGCGGCGTCAGGGTTTCGGAGCTGACCGGCCTCAATGTGGGGGGGATCGACCTGGCTGACGGCACGGTCCGTGTCCTCGGCAAGGGTGGCAAGGAACGGGTAGTTCCGATCGGGAGCCATGCCCGCCTCGCCCTAAGCTCCTATCTGGCCGCCCGTAACCACCCTCCCCTGGAGGTCCCCCTTTTCACCAACGCTCGGGGAGGCCGGCTTACCGCCCGTAGCGTCCGGCGGGTGGTGGACAAGCATATCCTGAAAGTCGCCGCCATGAGGAAGATATCTCCCCACACCCTGCGCCACACCTTTGCCACTCACCTCCTTGAGGGAGGAGCCGATCTGCGTGCCATCCAGGAACTGCTGGGACATGCCTCGCTCTCAACCACCCAGAAATATACCCACGTGGGAATCGACCGTCTCATGGAAGTGTACGACAAGGCCCATCCCAAGGCACGCACCTGA
- a CDS encoding NAD(P)/FAD-dependent oxidoreductase → MKRVVIIGMGFGGIRAARTLAQKGLDVVLVDRNNYHLFQPLLYQVATAGLEQESIAYPVRAMARGWTGTRFQLAEVTGVDFEARQVVTDNGTIPYDYLVIGAGSVTNYFGLKSVEQHAFDLKELVDAERLRNHILTAFERAVVEPDPAKRRALMTFVIVGGGPTGVEFAGALIELVRYVLTKDYPELSVQAARVVLVEAFDRLLAAMPAELQGYTLEKLRGMGVEVLLNARVVDAGPERVTLHDGAVIPAHTLFWSAGVKAAPLAATLGVEQNPGGRIAVEPDLTLPGHPDVYVVGDMAWLEQDGAPLPMVAPVAMQMGIHAGKSILAREQGAPAPPFRYHDKGSMATIGRSAAVASAFGMNLRGYAAWIAWLLLHLYYLIGFRNRIVVMLNWIWYYWFHERQVRLITERETPGNGCTR, encoded by the coding sequence GTGAAACGAGTGGTTATCATCGGTATGGGTTTTGGCGGCATCAGGGCGGCACGAACCCTGGCGCAAAAGGGGCTGGATGTGGTTCTCGTGGACCGAAACAATTACCACCTCTTCCAGCCACTCCTCTACCAGGTGGCAACCGCCGGTCTCGAGCAGGAATCTATTGCCTATCCGGTCCGCGCAATGGCCCGCGGTTGGACCGGGACACGGTTCCAACTGGCCGAGGTGACCGGCGTCGACTTCGAGGCCCGCCAAGTCGTTACCGACAACGGTACCATACCTTACGACTATCTCGTGATCGGTGCAGGAAGCGTCACCAACTATTTCGGGCTGAAATCGGTGGAGCAGCATGCCTTTGACCTGAAAGAGCTGGTCGATGCCGAGCGGCTGCGCAACCATATCCTCACGGCTTTCGAGCGGGCCGTGGTTGAACCCGATCCGGCCAAGCGCCGAGCTCTCATGACATTCGTGATCGTGGGCGGCGGCCCCACCGGCGTCGAGTTTGCCGGCGCCCTCATCGAGCTGGTCCGGTACGTGCTGACCAAGGATTACCCGGAACTGAGCGTTCAGGCTGCGCGGGTCGTGCTGGTGGAGGCCTTTGACCGGCTTCTGGCAGCCATGCCGGCCGAGCTGCAGGGCTACACCCTGGAAAAGCTCCGGGGCATGGGGGTCGAGGTGCTGCTCAACGCCCGCGTGGTAGACGCAGGGCCTGAACGGGTAACCCTGCATGACGGTGCCGTCATTCCGGCCCATACTCTGTTCTGGTCCGCAGGGGTCAAGGCTGCACCTCTGGCGGCGACCCTCGGCGTTGAACAGAACCCGGGCGGACGGATCGCGGTGGAGCCCGATCTGACGTTGCCCGGCCATCCCGATGTCTATGTGGTCGGGGATATGGCCTGGCTGGAGCAGGATGGTGCTCCCCTGCCCATGGTGGCTCCGGTGGCAATGCAGATGGGAATCCATGCCGGAAAGTCGATTCTGGCCCGTGAGCAGGGGGCGCCTGCCCCCCCTTTCAGGTATCACGACAAGGGAAGTATGGCCACCATCGGCCGGAGCGCCGCCGTGGCCAGCGCCTTCGGCATGAATCTCCGCGGATATGCGGCCTGGATAGCTTGGCTCCTGCTGCACCTCTACTACCTCATCGGCTTTCGCAACCGTATTGTGGTCATGCTCAACTGGATCTGGTACTACTGGTTCCATGAGCGCCAGGTGCGCCTCATCACGGAGCGTGAAACACCGGGCAACGGATGCACACGGTAG
- a CDS encoding DUF362 domain-containing protein, protein MHTVAVERAARYDPSEVAEAMDRALASLGGMDTFVRPGERVLIKPNMLAAKAPERAVTTHPEVLRAVIRLVRKAGGIPLVGDSPGIGGFRAVAEKSGMAAVVREAGAELVPFDEAVAVPGSGLFRRMDVARPYLEADRLINLPKLKTHEMMTMTCAVKNLFGAVVGTAKAGWHLKAGADRELFARLLLEIYLLRPPDLTIVDGIVAMEGDGPGSGDPRPMGLILAGANAVAVDVVAAELAGIPKQLLWVERAAERLGIDGWDRSRIATVGLPPDDARVPDFRLPHLSDVQFGIPGFLKNRLRHHLTARPVPNPEGCHLCGACLDACPPRAISVRDGRLHFDYHACIRCFCCRELCPDGSLGVRDGVLLKLLKKFKE, encoded by the coding sequence ATGCACACGGTAGCCGTCGAACGGGCCGCACGCTACGATCCTTCAGAGGTTGCCGAAGCCATGGACCGGGCCCTCGCTTCCCTGGGAGGAATGGATACCTTTGTCCGTCCTGGTGAGCGGGTTCTGATCAAGCCGAACATGCTGGCTGCCAAGGCACCCGAGCGGGCGGTGACCACCCACCCGGAGGTGCTGCGGGCCGTGATTCGGCTCGTCCGGAAGGCCGGCGGAATCCCGCTGGTGGGCGATTCTCCCGGTATCGGCGGCTTTCGGGCCGTGGCGGAAAAGAGCGGCATGGCTGCCGTCGTCCGGGAGGCCGGTGCCGAACTGGTCCCGTTTGACGAGGCTGTTGCCGTTCCGGGCAGCGGGCTCTTCAGGCGTATGGATGTGGCGCGACCCTACCTGGAAGCCGATCGGCTCATCAACCTTCCCAAGCTCAAGACCCACGAGATGATGACCATGACCTGCGCCGTGAAGAATCTTTTCGGCGCAGTGGTCGGGACCGCCAAGGCGGGCTGGCATCTCAAGGCCGGCGCCGACCGGGAGCTGTTTGCCCGGCTTCTCCTGGAAATCTACCTTCTGAGGCCACCGGATCTGACCATCGTTGACGGCATTGTGGCCATGGAGGGTGATGGTCCGGGCAGCGGAGACCCCAGGCCGATGGGGCTCATTCTGGCTGGAGCCAATGCCGTGGCGGTGGATGTGGTAGCCGCGGAACTGGCGGGTATTCCGAAGCAGCTCCTCTGGGTCGAGCGTGCCGCCGAACGGCTCGGCATCGACGGCTGGGACCGGTCCCGCATCGCGACGGTCGGACTCCCGCCCGACGATGCCCGGGTGCCGGACTTTCGCTTGCCGCACCTGTCGGACGTCCAGTTCGGCATCCCCGGTTTCCTCAAGAACCGGCTTCGTCATCATCTCACTGCGCGGCCGGTGCCGAACCCCGAGGGGTGCCACCTGTGCGGGGCGTGCCTTGACGCCTGTCCTCCACGGGCCATCTCCGTGCGCGACGGGCGTCTCCATTTCGACTACCACGCCTGCATCCGCTGCTTCTGCTGCCGCGAACTCTGCCCCGACGGCTCCCTCGGGGTACGGGATGGAGTGCTGCTGAAACTGCTCAAGAAATTCAAGGAGTAA
- a CDS encoding efflux RND transporter periplasmic adaptor subunit, with translation MKKAAIIAAVVIVAVAGIYFAFGKREPERTYKTAKVERGDVVATVSATGNLSAVTTVQVGTQVSGTIYRLLVDYNTPVKKGQVIAEIDPALFRADVEQARGNLLSAQANLLKARATAADAKRTMERNRQLVKEGVVSQSDFDTAETGAQEAAAAVKAAEASVVQTRGALSRAETNLKNATIRSPVDGVVISRAVDVGQTVAASFQTPTLFTIAQDLTRMQIETSVDEADISRVRMGQQVTFTVDAYPDEKFNARVAQIRNAPVITQNVVTYVVVITVDNPDLKLKPGMTANVAIEVGKKEKVLKVPMAALRFKPRADGDEGERRAPSGPAKAKREAGQQVFILSPEKKPVPVKVQTGLGNDSHVEIVSGALKEGDEVIVQETTPRDKQKSGGSGRSPMGMRF, from the coding sequence ATGAAAAAAGCAGCCATCATCGCGGCGGTTGTCATCGTAGCCGTAGCGGGAATCTATTTCGCCTTCGGCAAGCGTGAACCCGAACGGACCTACAAGACTGCAAAAGTGGAACGGGGCGATGTCGTTGCCACCGTCTCCGCCACGGGCAACCTGAGCGCCGTCACTACCGTTCAGGTCGGGACCCAGGTCTCCGGCACCATCTATCGCCTGCTCGTGGACTACAATACCCCCGTGAAAAAGGGACAGGTCATCGCCGAGATCGATCCGGCACTGTTTCGGGCCGACGTGGAGCAGGCAAGGGGCAACCTTCTGAGCGCGCAGGCGAATCTCCTGAAAGCCAGGGCCACTGCCGCCGATGCCAAGCGGACCATGGAGCGCAACCGGCAACTGGTCAAGGAGGGAGTTGTCTCCCAGAGCGACTTCGACACCGCCGAAACCGGTGCCCAAGAGGCCGCCGCCGCCGTCAAGGCCGCTGAAGCCTCGGTCGTCCAGACCCGGGGTGCCCTGTCCCGGGCGGAAACCAACCTGAAGAACGCCACCATCCGGTCGCCGGTGGATGGTGTCGTCATATCCCGGGCCGTGGACGTGGGACAGACCGTGGCCGCCTCCTTCCAGACCCCGACCCTGTTCACCATCGCCCAGGATCTCACCCGGATGCAGATCGAGACCAGCGTTGACGAGGCCGACATCAGCCGCGTGCGGATGGGACAGCAGGTTACCTTCACCGTGGATGCCTACCCGGACGAGAAGTTCAATGCCCGGGTGGCCCAGATCCGCAATGCCCCGGTCATTACCCAGAATGTGGTCACCTACGTGGTGGTTATCACCGTTGACAACCCCGACTTGAAGCTCAAGCCGGGCATGACTGCCAATGTGGCCATTGAGGTGGGCAAAAAGGAAAAAGTGCTCAAAGTTCCGATGGCTGCACTGCGGTTCAAGCCCCGCGCGGACGGTGACGAGGGTGAGCGCCGCGCTCCGTCCGGTCCGGCAAAGGCGAAGCGGGAGGCGGGACAGCAGGTCTTCATCCTGTCACCGGAGAAGAAGCCGGTGCCGGTGAAGGTACAGACCGGTCTCGGCAACGACAGCCATGTGGAGATCGTCTCCGGAGCCTTGAAGGAGGGAGACGAGGTGATCGTTCAGGAGACCACTCCCAGGGATAAACAGAAGAGCGGCGGCAGCGGCAGATCTCCCATGGGGATGCGGTTCTAG
- a CDS encoding ABC transporter ATP-binding protein yields the protein MGAVVRLDNVAKVYTMGDQRVEALRGISFSVEQGEFIAIMGSSGSGKSTCMNMLGCLDVPTSGTYLLEGVNVGDLSQNELAAIRNRKLGFVFQGFNLLPRTTARENVELPLVYAGVNAAQRRERALAALAMVGLAERAGHYSNQLSGGQQQRVAIARALVNAPALLLADEPTGNLDSTTSEEIMRIFAELHGKGITILMVTHEPDIAAWASRSITFRDGRIIADTTVPAPGEGQA from the coding sequence ATGGGCGCGGTCGTCAGGCTCGATAACGTCGCCAAGGTCTACACCATGGGGGACCAGCGGGTGGAGGCCCTGCGGGGCATATCCTTCTCGGTGGAGCAGGGGGAGTTCATCGCCATCATGGGGTCGTCCGGGAGCGGCAAGTCCACCTGTATGAACATGCTCGGCTGCCTGGACGTACCGACCTCCGGCACCTATCTGCTGGAAGGGGTGAACGTAGGTGATCTTTCGCAGAATGAGCTGGCCGCCATCCGCAACCGCAAGCTCGGCTTTGTCTTTCAGGGGTTCAACCTCCTCCCTCGCACCACGGCACGGGAAAACGTCGAGCTTCCCCTCGTCTACGCTGGAGTTAACGCCGCACAACGGCGTGAGCGCGCGCTGGCGGCCCTGGCCATGGTGGGGCTTGCCGAACGGGCGGGTCACTACAGCAATCAGCTTTCCGGCGGTCAGCAGCAGCGGGTTGCCATTGCCCGGGCACTGGTGAACGCCCCGGCCCTGCTCCTGGCGGACGAGCCGACCGGCAACCTGGACAGCACCACCAGTGAAGAGATCATGCGGATTTTCGCGGAGCTCCACGGCAAAGGAATCACCATCCTCATGGTCACCCACGAGCCCGACATCGCTGCGTGGGCGTCCCGCTCCATAACCTTCCGCGATGGCCGGATCATTGCCGATACCACCGTGCCCGCGCCGGGGGAGGGCCAGGCATGA